Proteins encoded in a region of the Thunnus thynnus chromosome 8, fThuThy2.1, whole genome shotgun sequence genome:
- the ephx4 gene encoding epoxide hydrolase 4 isoform X1: MARVLHNLLLFLIRLAQKIRVLGYWSLIYGYCALCTIVALLKLWWNIILRPTTTFQWVIRETPPACLNDTSLGTHCYVRIKESGLRFHYVAAGERGKPLMLFLHGFPEFWFSWRYQLREFKSEFRVVAIDMRGYGESDLPLSTESYRFEYLVTDIKDIVEYLGYNRCCLVGHDWGGTIAWLFAIHYPEMVTKLIVLNCPHPSVYADYALRHPSQLLKSSHFFFFQLPRFPELMLSINDFKALKALFTSRSTGIGRKGRWLTAEDLEAYLYALSQPGALTGALNYYRNVFSSLPLNQNHVRSPVLLLWGERDAFLEQEMAEACRLYIRNHFRLNIISGASHWLQQDQPDIVNTLIWTFLKEGEGRKSYRN; this comes from the exons ATGGCGAGAGTGCTCCACAACTTGCTCTTATTTCTAATCAGACTTGCGCAGAAAATCAGAGTTTTGGGGTATTGGTCATTGATATACGGTTATTGTGCTCTTTGCACCATCGTAGCCCTGCTCAAACTTTGGTGGAACATCATCTTGAGGCCGACAACAACCTTCCAATGGGTGATTCGTGAAACTCCCCCGGCTTGCCTGAATGACACGTCCTTGGGAACCCACTGTTATGTTCGGATCaag GAGTCCGGCCTTAGATTTCACTATGTtgctgcaggagagagaggaaagccACTCATGCTATTTCTGCACGGCTTCCCTGAGTTCTG GTTTTCCTGGCGCTACCAGCTGCGGGAGTTTAAGAGTGAATTCCGTGTGGTGGCCATCGACATGCGGGGCTACGGGGAGTCAGACTTGCCACTCTCCACTGAAAGTTACCGCTTCGAGTACCTAGTTACCGACATCAAGGATATCGTGGAGTACTTAG GATACAACAGATGTTGCCTCGTTGGCCATGACTGGGGTGGGACCATCGCGTGGCTGTTTGCTATTCACTACCCAGAGATGGTGACAAAACTCATTGTCCTGAACTGTCCCCATCCATCTGTGTACGCAG ATTACGCTCTGCGTCACCCGAGCCAGCTGCTGAAATCcagtcatttctttttcttccagCTGCCCCGCTTCCCGGAGCTCATGCTCTCCATCAATGATTTCAAG GCTCTGAAAGCCTTGTTCACCAGCCGCAGCACAGGGATCGGGAGGAAAGGCCGATGGCTCACTGCAGAGGACTTGGAGGCATATCTGTATGCACTCTCACAGCCGGGAGCTCTGACTGGAGCCCTCAACTATTACAGGAATGTCTTCAG CTCCCTGCCCCTGAACCAGAATCACGTCAGGTCCCCGGTGCTGTTGCTGTGGGGCGAGCGCGACGCGTTCTTGGAGCAGGAAATGGCCGAGGCATGCCGCCTGTACATCAGAAACCATTTCCGTCTCAACATCATTTCTGGGGCCAGCCACTGGCTACAGCAGGACCAGCCTGATATCGTGAACACCCTCATATGGACCTTCCTCAAGGAGGGAGAGGGACGCAAAAGCTACAGGAACTAA
- the ephx4 gene encoding epoxide hydrolase 4 isoform X2, which translates to MLFLHGFPEFWFSWRYQLREFKSEFRVVAIDMRGYGESDLPLSTESYRFEYLVTDIKDIVEYLGYNRCCLVGHDWGGTIAWLFAIHYPEMVTKLIVLNCPHPSVYADYALRHPSQLLKSSHFFFFQLPRFPELMLSINDFKALKALFTSRSTGIGRKGRWLTAEDLEAYLYALSQPGALTGALNYYRNVFSSLPLNQNHVRSPVLLLWGERDAFLEQEMAEACRLYIRNHFRLNIISGASHWLQQDQPDIVNTLIWTFLKEGEGRKSYRN; encoded by the exons ATGCTATTTCTGCACGGCTTCCCTGAGTTCTG GTTTTCCTGGCGCTACCAGCTGCGGGAGTTTAAGAGTGAATTCCGTGTGGTGGCCATCGACATGCGGGGCTACGGGGAGTCAGACTTGCCACTCTCCACTGAAAGTTACCGCTTCGAGTACCTAGTTACCGACATCAAGGATATCGTGGAGTACTTAG GATACAACAGATGTTGCCTCGTTGGCCATGACTGGGGTGGGACCATCGCGTGGCTGTTTGCTATTCACTACCCAGAGATGGTGACAAAACTCATTGTCCTGAACTGTCCCCATCCATCTGTGTACGCAG ATTACGCTCTGCGTCACCCGAGCCAGCTGCTGAAATCcagtcatttctttttcttccagCTGCCCCGCTTCCCGGAGCTCATGCTCTCCATCAATGATTTCAAG GCTCTGAAAGCCTTGTTCACCAGCCGCAGCACAGGGATCGGGAGGAAAGGCCGATGGCTCACTGCAGAGGACTTGGAGGCATATCTGTATGCACTCTCACAGCCGGGAGCTCTGACTGGAGCCCTCAACTATTACAGGAATGTCTTCAG CTCCCTGCCCCTGAACCAGAATCACGTCAGGTCCCCGGTGCTGTTGCTGTGGGGCGAGCGCGACGCGTTCTTGGAGCAGGAAATGGCCGAGGCATGCCGCCTGTACATCAGAAACCATTTCCGTCTCAACATCATTTCTGGGGCCAGCCACTGGCTACAGCAGGACCAGCCTGATATCGTGAACACCCTCATATGGACCTTCCTCAAGGAGGGAGAGGGACGCAAAAGCTACAGGAACTAA